ACGTCTCCTCGTCTGCCGGTCGTTGTTCCGCCATATCTCTGCCCTTTTGACGCTCAAGGCCTGCTATCAGTAAGTGGTCCCAGCAGTTACGTCATGTTACATCGCCGGTAGACATTTTGGCGGGGAGAGGACGTTCCGCAGTCGAATCCTGACTCAGGCAATTCCGCTGAGGATCGCCGTAAGCTAAGACACGGAAGTCACTTAAAGCTTCCTCGTGCAAGCAACGGCTATTTTCGGCGATTGCCCCGACTTCTTGCGCGCTCCAAATCTTAGACCGAGTTGCTAGCGATTTTCGTTAACTTCGAACTCAAAACTCTTAACCCCAAACTTGCCGCATCTCGGGTTCGCCTTGTTCCAAACCGAACACCCGGACTAGAATCGTTTGCTGTCATTTCAGCCGTTACGGCGGGGGCCGGTCACGCAGGCCCGTCGCTCTTGATAGACGCAGGAAGCTGCATGAACGCGGAACGGAATCCGCCCGGAGAGACTTCGCTTCTCTCGCGACCGCTTGAACTGTTGACCGCCTGGTCGCTCAAGGCCCCGGCCTGGGTTGTGGCTGCCGCCGTAGGTCTGACGCTGGTCTCGCTGCTGGTCACCTGCAATGGACTGGAGTTCAAGACCAGCCGCCTCGATTTGCTGAACGCTAAGAGCGCGTATAACCAGCGCTGGCTGGCCTATCTCGATGAATTCGGCGACCGGGACGATGCGGTGGTCGTCGTCCAAAGTGCCGATCCGCAGTTGCTGCGCAAAGTGCTTGACGACGTATCCGAACAACTTCGGATGCGCGGCAAGTTGTTTCAATCGGTCATGGACCGGCAGAATTTGTCTTTGCTCCGCGGCAAGGCACTCCACTATCTGCCCGATCAAGAACTGAATCAGCTGCAGCATCATACCGAGCAGGCTCGCCGGCTGTTGCCCCGCGATGCTAAGCACGCTGATCCCGGTCTCATGCTCGCCCAGCTTAACGACACCTTAGAGAAAGTTCGCGCGGCCAGCCCCGAGGCGCAACAGCAGTTGCAAGCACGTTACGGCGAAGTTGCCAACGCGCTGATGCTCTCGCTAAACCCCGAACAGATGCAGCAAAAGCCGCCGGATTGGTCGCAGCTGAACGACAAGTTCGACAGCAAGTATTTGCTCAGCGAGCACGGGCACATGGGCTTTGTGCTCTGCAAGTTAAAGATTGACGAAAGTGAGTTGGCCCGTGGCAGCCAGGCCATCGCGGCGCTGCGGCAGATGCTCGTCGACACTCGCTCGCGCTACCCCGAAGCCTGGATCGGACTAACCGGCATGCCGATCATCGAGTTCGATGAAATGCAGTCGAGCCAGGCCGATATGCTGTGGACTGGCATTCTCAGCATGGTCTTTGTTTCGATCTTGTTCATTGCCGGCTACGGCGGCCTGCGTCACGCGCTGATGGCGTGCGTTGTGCTGCAACTGGGCATGGCCTGGTCGTTCGGCTTCGTCACGCTGGCCATTGGCCATCTCAACATTCTCAGTTCAGCATTTGGCGTGGTGGTGATCGGCCAGGGGATCGATTTCAGCATCCACTACGTGGCCAGCTATCTCAAACTACGTCGCCTGGGGCACAATACGGCCACTGCGCTGATTTACACCGCCCGCGATGTTGGGCCCGGTGTCTTCACGGGTGCCATCTCGACCGCGGCAGCTTTCTTCGCAGCTGGACTGACGGAGTTCACGGGCATTGCTGAACTGGGGATCATCGGCGGCGCAGGAATTTTGCTCTGCGTGCTGGCCACGGCAATTGTCCTCCCCTCGCTCATCTATCTGGTCGATCACAGCCGCGAGAACTTGCCCCTGCCAATCATTCTGCCCGCAGCAAGTTGGGTTCGCCCGCTCACACGGCACCCTTCGCTGACCATTGCAAGTACGCTGGCGATTACGCTCGTGCTGACGGCCGGTGTGGCGTGGGTGCGGTACGACCACAACCTGCTCAACCTGCAACCTGCCCATTTGGAGAGTTCCGAAATCGAGCGCGAGTTGTTCAGTCAACTCGACGACAGCGTATGGTTTGCCGTATCGATGTGCGATTCGAAAGAAGAGCTAGCGCAGCGGAAAGCAGCTTTCGAGAAGTTGCCGCAGGTTGCCAAGACCGAAGAGATCGGCTCGCTGCTGCCACGTTCGACCGCCCGCAAGCAGCAACAAATTGCCCAGATCCACGATTTGCTCGTCGATCTGCCACAGCGTCCCCTGCCGGTAACCATTCAAGCCGGCCGTCTGAAGCATGAAGTCGTGCGGGCTAGGCAACTGCTTGAGCGCGATACTCCCTACGACACTCCGCTGCAGCGTCAATTCGAAGCGCTCGCGCAGCAGATGAACTATCAAAGCGACGAACAACTGGCGGCCCGGCTAACAATGACATCCGCCGCCTTAGCCACCAATGCCCTCGCACCACTGCGGGCCCTGCGCGAGTTCAGCGACCCATCGCCACCGGTGCTAAACGATCTGCCGACCGAACTGACCGACCGTTATATCGGCAAGTCGCAGCGATATCTGATCAAGGTCTATGCCCGCGGCAACATCTGGGATCTCGATCGGCTGAGCAAATTCGTGGAACAAGTCGAATCGGTCGATCCCCACGTTACCGGCCATCCGGTGCAAACGTTCTACGCCTCGCAGCACATGCAGCAGAGTTATATCTATTCCGGCTGCTATGCCCTCATTGCCGTGTTCGTGCTGCTAATGCTCGACTTTCGCAATCTCTGGCATTCGCTCCTCGCCATGACTCCGCTGGGGCTCGGCTTCGTGCAAATGTGCGGGCTCATCGGCTGGTTCAATATTCCGTTCAACCCGGCGAATATGATCGGCCTGCCACTCATTATTGGAATCGGTCTCGACGAGGGATCTCATCTCGTTCACGAGATGCGCCGCCAGCGCGGCCGTTTCAAGCTCGAAGATTCGACCGTCATCGCTGTCATTCTAACTTCGGTCACCACCATGGCCGGCTTCGGCACGCTGATCCTCTCCCGACATCAAGGGCTCCGCAGCATGGGGCAACTCCTCACGCTGGGAGTTGGTCTCTGCCTCGCTTGCACCGTTCTGTTTCTCCCATCGCTATTGACCATTCTCACGCGCGACCGCAAACCGGAGCACGAAGAGGACGAAGAAGAAGCGATAGCACAATCGTTACCCACAGAAGAACTTCACGCCGTACCGATGCAGGTCGCTTCGCAGTCTGTGGTTGTTCCCGTGTTTGCAGAACCGGCAGCGGCAGAACCGACTTACGAAGACCACGTAGTTGATGAAGAAGATGAGTTCGCTCCCGACGAATACGAATCGACTGCAACCAATACCTTCGCTCCGATAGAATTGCCCGTAGCTGAGTCACCTGCTCTCGAGCCGGCGTCACCAGAACCACAAGTCTCGTATTATCGATTTGAGTTGCCAGTCGCCCCCGTTCCGCGACGCCACGACGACATTCTCACGCTCGAAATGCTCCGCGAGCGACTCCTGAACCCTCAGCAGCCAGCGGACGTGGTCGATCAGGCTGCGACTCCGCTGCCACCCACAAGCAGCGAGACCACTCGCATTGATCCTCCAACTGCGGAATTCTCGCCGCTGGTGTTTGGGCCGGTAACAACGCTCGTTCCCCGCCGCCGAGCCCTGCCGCGGCGAGTTGAACCGGTGGAAAACGGCCCTGTGGAATCGCAGTCCGATCAAGTAAACTAAACCCTTCCCGAGGATTTGCCTGCTATGCCGAACATGCAAACTTCGGATTGGGTGTTGCTTGCCATTGGGGCGTATATCGCCGTGTTCGCCCTCCTGCGGTTAATGCGGCAGCATCGCGATCAGGTTCTGGCACAGCTGACTGAGCAAGCAGCCGCGGAACAGCAACGCCAACGATTGGCCAAGCAACTCGAGAAGCAACGGAAAGCCAAAGCGGCAAAATCGAAAGCAGCCTGACAGAATCCATCATGCTCCGCGTGATGCGAATTCCTCACCAGTCAGGGTGAGGGAAGTTTGAAATGCGAAACGTGATTGTATGACCAAGCGACTTTACATCGAGACCGTCGGCTGCCAGATGAACGTGCTGGACAGCGAGATGGTCGTGGCCAGCCTGCGTCGTCGCGGCTTCGAACTGAGCCGCGACCTCGACTCAGCCGACGTCCTCCTCTTCAACACTTGCAGCGTCCGCGAACAGGCCGAAAACAAGACCTACAGCGCGCTTGGTCGCCTCCGTTCGTTCAAGCAGAAGAACCCCGACAAGATCATCGGCGTGATGGGCTGCATGGCCCAGAAAGATCAGAAGC
Above is a window of Anatilimnocola aggregata DNA encoding:
- a CDS encoding MMPL family transporter, whose amino-acid sequence is MNAERNPPGETSLLSRPLELLTAWSLKAPAWVVAAAVGLTLVSLLVTCNGLEFKTSRLDLLNAKSAYNQRWLAYLDEFGDRDDAVVVVQSADPQLLRKVLDDVSEQLRMRGKLFQSVMDRQNLSLLRGKALHYLPDQELNQLQHHTEQARRLLPRDAKHADPGLMLAQLNDTLEKVRAASPEAQQQLQARYGEVANALMLSLNPEQMQQKPPDWSQLNDKFDSKYLLSEHGHMGFVLCKLKIDESELARGSQAIAALRQMLVDTRSRYPEAWIGLTGMPIIEFDEMQSSQADMLWTGILSMVFVSILFIAGYGGLRHALMACVVLQLGMAWSFGFVTLAIGHLNILSSAFGVVVIGQGIDFSIHYVASYLKLRRLGHNTATALIYTARDVGPGVFTGAISTAAAFFAAGLTEFTGIAELGIIGGAGILLCVLATAIVLPSLIYLVDHSRENLPLPIILPAASWVRPLTRHPSLTIASTLAITLVLTAGVAWVRYDHNLLNLQPAHLESSEIERELFSQLDDSVWFAVSMCDSKEELAQRKAAFEKLPQVAKTEEIGSLLPRSTARKQQQIAQIHDLLVDLPQRPLPVTIQAGRLKHEVVRARQLLERDTPYDTPLQRQFEALAQQMNYQSDEQLAARLTMTSAALATNALAPLRALREFSDPSPPVLNDLPTELTDRYIGKSQRYLIKVYARGNIWDLDRLSKFVEQVESVDPHVTGHPVQTFYASQHMQQSYIYSGCYALIAVFVLLMLDFRNLWHSLLAMTPLGLGFVQMCGLIGWFNIPFNPANMIGLPLIIGIGLDEGSHLVHEMRRQRGRFKLEDSTVIAVILTSVTTMAGFGTLILSRHQGLRSMGQLLTLGVGLCLACTVLFLPSLLTILTRDRKPEHEEDEEEAIAQSLPTEELHAVPMQVASQSVVVPVFAEPAAAEPTYEDHVVDEEDEFAPDEYESTATNTFAPIELPVAESPALEPASPEPQVSYYRFELPVAPVPRRHDDILTLEMLRERLLNPQQPADVVDQAATPLPPTSSETTRIDPPTAEFSPLVFGPVTTLVPRRRALPRRVEPVENGPVESQSDQVN